A DNA window from Parabacteroides johnsonii DSM 18315 contains the following coding sequences:
- a CDS encoding methylated-DNA--[protein]-cysteine S-methyltransferase, with amino-acid sequence MKKEKNNSIKVQHYESPCGLLLLGSFGDKLCLCDWQVEKHRDHVDRRLKRMLCAEFEVGTSEVIEKAARQLDEFFAGKRKEFDLPLLFVGTDFQKAVWNELLKIPFGKTVSYGEMALRIGMPKAVRAVANANGANSISIFAPCHRVIGSDRSLTGYGGGLSAKKFLLELESQPRLAL; translated from the coding sequence ATGAAGAAAGAGAAAAACAATAGTATTAAGGTACAACATTACGAATCGCCTTGCGGCCTGCTGTTGCTCGGTTCGTTTGGTGATAAACTCTGCTTATGTGACTGGCAGGTGGAAAAACATCGCGATCATGTAGACCGGCGGTTGAAACGGATGCTGTGTGCCGAATTCGAGGTTGGCACATCGGAAGTAATTGAGAAAGCAGCAAGGCAACTCGACGAGTTTTTTGCCGGAAAGCGTAAAGAGTTCGATCTGCCGCTTCTTTTCGTTGGTACGGACTTTCAAAAGGCTGTGTGGAACGAACTGTTGAAAATACCTTTCGGAAAGACGGTCTCTTATGGAGAAATGGCCTTGCGTATCGGTATGCCCAAAGCTGTCCGTGCGGTTGCCAATGCCAACGGCGCAAATTCCATATCGATATTCGCACCCTGTCATCGGGTGATCGGCAGTGATCGTTCGCTGACAGGTTACGGCGGCGGGCTTTCGGCTAAAAAGTTCTTGCTTGAATTGGAGTCCCAACCCAGGCTGGCTCTGTAA
- a CDS encoding glycosyltransferase, translating to MSENLLTFSTLELLLAGITGVLFIIQILYYLVTYARPLRAAKTAESTEQATVDKEAQPVSVIVYAHGEPEDLRNNLPVLLNQDYPDYEVIVVNDGSDADSEDILKLFSNEYKNLYYTYVPVDTQYLSHKKLALTMGIKAARHDILLFTEADCRPISPKWIKAMVNSYNTETDIVLGFCAYRHTKGFLHKLIAYDNLTNGLQMISSALSHHPFTGNGRNLSYRKKLFFDHKGYSKSLNLHAGADDLFINEVSNSTNTQVQLSSDSIIEMNKIEDSGTWREMKASRSATKRFYKGCSLTFYRMEIVSYLFFGIAAISTFIAGLLGNWLLSILAGLLLIFRFTVKAFVYKKSALLLQQNPLTVWLPLLEIAQPAYDIYVRIYRMFNGKKDFTNNVA from the coding sequence ATGAGCGAAAATTTACTTACATTCTCTACCCTTGAACTACTCCTGGCAGGAATTACAGGTGTGTTGTTTATCATACAAATACTTTATTATCTGGTTACATATGCACGCCCGTTACGTGCCGCAAAGACAGCCGAAAGCACGGAACAGGCTACGGTGGACAAAGAAGCCCAACCAGTCTCTGTCATTGTTTATGCTCACGGCGAACCAGAAGATTTACGCAATAACCTGCCGGTATTGCTGAACCAGGATTATCCGGATTATGAGGTCATTGTTGTCAACGATGGTTCCGATGCCGACAGTGAAGACATTTTGAAACTATTTTCAAATGAATACAAGAACCTCTATTATACATACGTGCCTGTAGACACTCAATACCTGAGCCATAAAAAACTTGCGCTCACTATGGGGATCAAGGCTGCCCGACATGACATCCTCCTTTTCACCGAAGCAGACTGCCGTCCGATCAGTCCTAAATGGATCAAGGCAATGGTCAATTCCTACAATACCGAAACAGATATTGTTTTAGGTTTTTGCGCGTATCGCCATACAAAAGGGTTCCTACACAAGCTCATTGCTTATGATAACCTGACCAATGGGTTACAAATGATATCTTCGGCCCTCTCCCATCATCCTTTCACCGGAAACGGTCGGAACCTTTCCTATCGCAAGAAACTATTCTTTGACCACAAAGGTTACTCCAAGTCCCTCAACCTTCATGCCGGAGCAGATGATCTGTTCATCAACGAAGTCTCGAATTCCACCAATACACAAGTACAACTCTCGTCTGATTCCATCATCGAGATGAACAAAATAGAGGATTCCGGAACCTGGAGAGAAATGAAAGCCTCCCGCTCCGCCACCAAACGTTTTTACAAAGGATGTTCCTTAACTTTTTACCGGATGGAAATCGTCAGTTATCTATTTTTCGGAATTGCGGCAATTTCCACCTTCATCGCCGGGCTTTTAGGAAACTGGCTACTTTCGATACTGGCAGGATTACTTTTGATCTTCCGGTTCACAGTCAAAGCGTTCGTTTATAAAAAATCAGCTCTACTCCTGCAACAAAACCCGTTGACCGTCTGGCTTCCCTTGCTGGAAATCGCTCAACCGGCCTATGACATATATGTCCGTATCTACAGAATGTTCAACGGGAAAAAAGATTTTACCAATAATGTAGCATAA
- a CDS encoding pyridoxal phosphate-dependent aminotransferase, whose product MPNISQRGVDMPASPIRKLAPLADAAKQRGVHVYHLNIGQPDLPTPQAALDAIRTIDRSVLEYSPSQGYRSYREKLVGYYKKYDINLAADDIIITTGGSEAVLFAFLSCLNPGDEIIVPEPAYANYMAFAISAGAVIRTVTTTIEEGFSLPKVEKFEELINERTKAILICNPNNPTGYLYSRREMNQIRDIVKKYDLYLFSDEVYREFIYTGSPYISACHLEGIEQNVVLIDSVSKRYSECGIRIGALITKNAEVRNAVMKFCQARLSPPLIGQIAAEASLDASEEYARETYDEYVERRKCLIDGLNRIPGVYSPIPMGAFYTVAKLPVDDADRFCAWCLSDFEYEGQTVMMAPASGFYTTPGLGKNEVRMAYVLKKEDLAQALVVLQKALEAYPGKTV is encoded by the coding sequence ATGCCTAATATTTCACAACGAGGAGTCGATATGCCGGCTTCCCCAATTCGGAAACTTGCCCCGTTGGCTGATGCTGCCAAACAGAGAGGTGTTCATGTCTATCACTTGAATATCGGTCAACCTGACCTGCCTACCCCGCAAGCGGCATTGGATGCGATCCGGACGATCGATCGGTCGGTGTTGGAATACAGTCCCAGTCAGGGATATCGTAGCTATCGTGAAAAATTAGTAGGATATTATAAGAAGTATGATATAAATCTGGCGGCGGATGATATTATCATTACGACTGGTGGTTCGGAAGCCGTATTGTTCGCTTTCCTGAGTTGTCTGAATCCGGGTGATGAAATTATCGTGCCTGAGCCAGCCTATGCCAACTATATGGCCTTTGCCATTTCGGCGGGGGCGGTGATCCGTACGGTAACGACGACGATCGAGGAAGGTTTTTCTCTGCCGAAAGTAGAAAAATTCGAAGAGTTGATCAATGAGCGTACTAAAGCGATCTTGATCTGTAACCCCAATAATCCGACCGGGTATTTATATTCTCGCCGTGAAATGAACCAGATACGGGATATCGTAAAGAAATATGATCTTTATCTGTTCTCGGATGAGGTGTATCGTGAGTTTATATACACCGGTTCACCCTATATTTCCGCTTGTCATTTGGAAGGGATCGAACAAAATGTTGTGCTGATCGACTCGGTGTCGAAGCGTTATTCGGAATGTGGTATCCGTATCGGTGCGCTGATCACAAAGAATGCCGAGGTCCGCAATGCCGTTATGAAGTTTTGTCAAGCCCGTTTGAGTCCGCCGCTGATTGGTCAGATTGCAGCCGAGGCTTCTTTGGATGCTTCCGAAGAATATGCCCGTGAGACGTATGATGAATATGTCGAACGGCGTAAATGTTTGATCGACGGCTTGAATCGTATTCCGGGGGTGTATTCTCCGATTCCGATGGGAGCTTTCTATACGGTAGCCAAATTACCGGTGGATGATGCTGATAGGTTCTGTGCCTGGTGCTTGAGTGATTTCGAATATGAAGGGCAGACGGTTATGATGGCCCCGGCTTCCGGTTTCTATACGACCCCGGGGCTGGGGAAGAATGAAGTCCGTATGGCTTACGTTCTGAAAAAAGAAGACCTGGCGCAGGCACTCGTGGTGCTTCAGAAGGCGCTGGAGGCATATCCGGGGAAAACAGTATAA
- a CDS encoding YitT family protein yields the protein MEQPLNLVSNTTLRKNVADYTLIVIGAFLQALSYSLFLAPYKIVPGGVYGISIVLHHVTQGLFSFMPEGLPMGATALCFNVPLLLLAMKKLGLASGPKTIVTFVLISIFTDSFSYLFANQPLVENDSFIACFYGGAILGLGVTCVFRAQSTSAGTDVLARVIAQNSNLKVSNMIIVIDSTVVMLGLLVFQDWAVPLYSWFAIFVFGKVVEMFQTENPNRAVFIVSKKTQEVKELIVGKMGMRGTFLHGRGMYEGKEKEIIFTIAERKDLPRLKDEVKEIDPNAFISTMHASKDSPRPGI from the coding sequence ATGGAACAACCGCTTAATCTGGTTTCTAATACCACGCTGAGAAAAAATGTAGCAGACTACACTTTGATTGTTATCGGTGCTTTTTTACAGGCACTTAGTTACAGTTTATTTCTTGCACCTTATAAAATCGTACCGGGAGGGGTGTATGGTATATCGATTGTTTTGCACCACGTGACGCAGGGGCTTTTCTCCTTTATGCCCGAAGGATTGCCGATGGGAGCGACTGCTCTTTGTTTTAATGTGCCTTTGTTACTTTTGGCCATGAAAAAACTTGGTTTGGCATCGGGGCCGAAAACAATTGTGACTTTTGTCTTGATATCCATTTTTACAGATAGTTTTTCATATCTGTTTGCCAATCAGCCTTTGGTTGAGAATGACAGTTTTATTGCTTGTTTTTATGGTGGCGCAATTTTAGGACTTGGAGTGACGTGTGTGTTCCGTGCGCAGAGTACGAGTGCCGGTACGGATGTGTTGGCCCGTGTGATCGCCCAAAATTCTAATTTGAAGGTAAGCAATATGATTATCGTCATAGACTCGACTGTGGTGATGTTGGGGTTGCTTGTATTCCAGGATTGGGCGGTGCCTTTGTACTCCTGGTTTGCTATCTTCGTATTCGGAAAAGTGGTGGAAATGTTTCAGACCGAGAATCCCAACCGGGCGGTGTTTATCGTTTCGAAGAAAACGCAAGAGGTAAAAGAACTGATTGTCGGAAAGATGGGGATGCGCGGTACTTTCCTGCATGGTCGCGGTATGTATGAAGGAAAGGAAAAAGAGATCATCTTTACCATTGCCGAACGTAAAGACCTGCCCCGCCTGAAAGATGAAGTGAAGGAAATCGACCCGAATGCCTTTATCTCGACTATGCATGCAAGTAAGGATTCACCGCGTCCGGGAATTTAA
- a CDS encoding ABC transporter permease → MSLEYFIAKRIYFSKEGNRQATPPVVRIAMIGIALGLAVMILSVAIVIGFKKEIRNKVIGFGSHIQITNFDNNASYESTPIAVSDSLLDYLKAFPGITHVEAFATKPGILKTDTDFQGIVLKGVDENYDWTFFRNNLKEGELFTLPTDKASTDVLISRYLANLLGLKVGDSFLTYFVQDEVRARKFHITGIYETGFVDYDKLFVIADIRQIRRLNGWAPDEVSGLELQVADYDHLDRIAEDLYFDIAEKQDRNGNTYYTRSIKELNPMIFDWLEVQDINVVVILVLILAVAGFTMISGLLIIILERTNMIGILKALGENNTSIRKIFLYISFFLIGKGMIWGNLIGIVLCLVQSYFRVVKLDPSVYYLDAVPIDLTVFSIVLLNIGTLTAAMLMMLGPSYLITKIHPAKSIRFE, encoded by the coding sequence TTGAGCCTAGAGTATTTTATAGCAAAACGTATCTATTTCAGCAAAGAGGGAAACCGGCAGGCTACTCCTCCTGTTGTTCGTATTGCTATGATCGGAATAGCCTTGGGACTGGCTGTCATGATCCTTTCGGTGGCTATAGTCATTGGTTTTAAGAAGGAGATCCGGAATAAGGTGATCGGTTTCGGCTCTCATATCCAGATCACGAACTTCGATAATAATGCTTCCTATGAATCGACTCCGATTGCTGTAAGCGACTCGTTGCTGGATTACTTGAAAGCTTTTCCGGGCATTACGCATGTGGAGGCTTTTGCTACGAAGCCGGGAATCCTGAAAACAGATACCGACTTTCAGGGGATTGTCCTGAAAGGAGTAGATGAGAACTACGACTGGACTTTTTTCCGTAATAATTTGAAAGAGGGTGAACTGTTCACCCTTCCTACCGATAAGGCGTCTACGGATGTGTTGATCTCCCGTTATCTGGCTAATCTGTTGGGCCTGAAAGTGGGTGATTCCTTTTTAACTTATTTTGTGCAGGATGAAGTGCGTGCCCGTAAATTCCATATAACAGGTATTTATGAAACGGGTTTTGTCGATTATGACAAGCTGTTTGTGATAGCTGATATCCGTCAGATACGCCGCTTGAATGGTTGGGCACCCGACGAGGTGAGCGGTTTGGAATTGCAAGTGGCTGATTATGATCATTTGGACCGGATTGCCGAAGATTTGTATTTTGATATTGCCGAGAAGCAGGACCGGAATGGCAACACATATTATACCCGCTCCATCAAAGAACTGAATCCGATGATATTCGACTGGCTGGAGGTGCAGGATATCAACGTGGTGGTGATCTTGGTACTGATCCTGGCCGTTGCCGGCTTCACCATGATTTCGGGGCTGTTGATTATTATTTTGGAACGGACGAACATGATCGGTATTTTGAAAGCTTTGGGTGAAAATAACACCAGTATCCGCAAGATATTCCTCTATATATCCTTTTTTCTGATTGGAAAAGGGATGATATGGGGCAATTTGATCGGAATCGTACTTTGCCTCGTTCAATCTTATTTTCGTGTTGTAAAGCTCGATCCGTCCGTTTATTATTTGGATGCGGTTCCTATCGACTTGACCGTCTTTTCCATTGTTTTGCTGAACATCGGTACATTGACCGCTGCTATGTTAATGATGCTCGGACCTTCTTATCTGATAACTAAAATCCATCCGGCAAAAAGTATTCGGTTTGAATAA